The following are from one region of the Streptomyces decoyicus genome:
- a CDS encoding cytochrome c oxidase subunit 4, translated as MKIQGKMFIWLSVFVLAMAIVYGVWSKEPAGTTALFLAFGLCIMVGYYLAFTARRVDAGAQDNENAEVSDDAGELGFFSPHSWQPLSLAVGGALAFLGVVFGWWLLYFSLPVILVGLFGWVFEYYRGENRTQ; from the coding sequence GTGAAGATCCAGGGCAAGATGTTCATCTGGCTCTCCGTCTTCGTCCTCGCCATGGCGATCGTCTATGGCGTCTGGTCGAAGGAGCCGGCGGGTACCACCGCACTGTTCCTCGCCTTCGGCCTGTGCATCATGGTCGGCTACTACCTGGCCTTCACGGCCCGGCGGGTCGACGCGGGTGCGCAGGACAACGAGAACGCCGAGGTCTCGGACGACGCCGGTGAGCTGGGCTTCTTCAGCCCGCACAGCTGGCAGCCGCTGTCCCTGGCCGTCGGTGGCGCGCTCGCCTTCCTGGGCGTCGTCTTCGGCTGGTGGCTGCTGTACTTCTCCCTCCCGGTGATCCTCGTCGGCCTCTTCGGCTGGGTCTTCGAGTACTACCGCGGCGAGAACCGCACGCAGTAA
- the ctaD gene encoding aa3-type cytochrome oxidase subunit I produces MSILNEPQGAAADTAPAAPPVRKKQPGIAAVKWLTTTDHKTIGTMYLVTSFAFFCVGGLMALLMRAELARPGTQLMSNEQFNQAFTMHGTIMLLMFATPLFAGFANWIMPLQIGAPDVAFPRLNMFAYWLYLFGSLIAVAGFLTPQGAADFGWFAYSPLSDAVRSPGVGADMWIMGLAFSGFGTILGSVNFITTIICMRAPGMTMFRMPIFTWNVLLTGVLVLLAFPVLAAALFALEADRKFGAHVFDAANGGALLWQHLFWFFGHPEVYIIALPFFGIISEVIPVFSRKPMFGYIGLIAATISIAGLSVTVWAHHMYVTGGVLLPFFSFMTFLIAVPTGVKFFNWIGTMWKGSLSFETPMLWTIGFLITFTFGGLTGVILASPPMDFHVSDSYFVVAHFHYVVFGTVVFAMFAGFHFWWPKFTGKMLDERLGKITFWTLFVGFHGTFLVQHWLGAEGMPRRYADYLAADGFTTLNTISTISSFLLGLSILPFMYNVWKTAKYGEKIEVDDPWGYGRSLEWATSCPPPRHNFLTLPRIRSESPAFDLHHPEIAALDALHNGRGSEDDKALAGGKEAGK; encoded by the coding sequence GTGAGCATCCTCAACGAACCTCAGGGTGCCGCCGCCGATACGGCTCCGGCAGCACCGCCCGTACGCAAGAAGCAACCCGGCATCGCTGCGGTGAAGTGGCTGACGACCACCGACCACAAGACCATCGGCACGATGTACCTGGTCACGTCGTTCGCGTTCTTCTGCGTCGGCGGACTGATGGCGCTGCTCATGCGCGCCGAGCTCGCCCGTCCCGGCACGCAGCTGATGTCGAACGAGCAGTTCAACCAGGCGTTCACGATGCACGGCACGATCATGCTGCTGATGTTCGCGACGCCGCTGTTCGCCGGTTTCGCGAACTGGATCATGCCGCTGCAGATCGGCGCGCCCGACGTGGCGTTCCCGCGGCTGAACATGTTCGCCTACTGGCTGTACCTCTTCGGCTCGCTGATCGCGGTGGCCGGCTTCCTCACCCCGCAGGGTGCGGCGGACTTCGGCTGGTTCGCGTACTCGCCGCTCTCGGACGCGGTGCGTTCGCCGGGCGTCGGTGCCGATATGTGGATCATGGGTCTGGCCTTCTCGGGTTTCGGCACGATCCTCGGTTCGGTCAACTTCATCACGACGATCATCTGCATGCGGGCGCCCGGCATGACGATGTTCCGGATGCCGATCTTCACCTGGAACGTGCTGCTGACCGGTGTGCTGGTGCTGCTGGCCTTCCCGGTGCTGGCGGCGGCGCTGTTCGCGCTGGAGGCGGACCGTAAATTCGGTGCGCATGTCTTCGATGCGGCAAATGGCGGGGCGTTGCTCTGGCAGCATCTCTTCTGGTTCTTCGGCCATCCAGAGGTGTACATCATCGCGCTGCCGTTCTTCGGCATCATTTCCGAGGTCATTCCGGTGTTCTCCCGGAAGCCGATGTTCGGTTACATCGGTCTGATTGCGGCGACGATTTCGATTGCCGGTCTTTCGGTCACGGTGTGGGCGCACCACATGTATGTGACGGGCGGCGTGCTGTTGCCGTTCTTCTCGTTCATGACGTTCCTGATCGCGGTGCCGACCGGTGTGAAGTTCTTCAACTGGATCGGCACGATGTGGAAGGGCTCGCTGTCCTTCGAGACGCCGATGCTGTGGACGATCGGGTTCCTGATCACCTTCACGTTCGGTGGTCTGACCGGTGTCATCCTGGCCTCGCCGCCGATGGACTTCCATGTGTCCGACTCGTACTTCGTCGTGGCGCACTTCCATTACGTGGTCTTCGGCACGGTCGTCTTCGCGATGTTCGCCGGCTTCCACTTCTGGTGGCCGAAGTTCACCGGCAAGATGCTGGACGAGCGGCTCGGCAAGATCACTTTCTGGACGCTGTTCGTGGGCTTCCACGGCACCTTCCTCGTCCAGCACTGGCTGGGCGCCGAGGGCATGCCGCGGCGTTACGCGGACTACCTCGCGGCCGACGGCTTCACGACGCTGAACACCATCTCGACGATCAGCTCGTTCCTGCTGGGCCTGTCGATCCTGCCCTTCATGTACAACGTCTGGAAGACGGCGAAGTACGGCGAGAAGATCGAGGTCGACGACCCGTGGGGCTACGGCCGCTCGCTGGAGTGGGCGACGTCCTGCCCGCCGCCGCGGCACAACTTCCTCACCCTGCCGCGTATTCGCTCCGAATCCCCGGCGTTCGACCTGCACCACCCGGAGATCGCAGCCCTCGATGCGCTGCACAACGGCCGCGGCTCCGAGGATGACAAGGCCCTCGCCGGCGGCAAGGAGGCGGGCAAGTGA
- the ctaC gene encoding aa3-type cytochrome oxidase subunit II has product MSPNGSDRSSRRPMRRKLPQVLAAGLVLATATGCTYKDFPRLGMPTPVTDEAPRILSLWQGSWAAALATGVLVWGLIIWSVIFHRRSRTKVEVPAQTRYNMPIEALYTIVPFIIIAVLFYFTARDESAILKTSKKPDHIVNVVGFQWSWAFNYLEDVDGDKASSNINSSALNAIPPKWKKGAPAGADGVYDVGTPGERNPQTGNPGPTLWLPKGETVQFVLTSRDVIHSFWVVPFLMKQDVIPGHTNVFEVTPNKEGTFMGKCAELCGVDHSRMLFNVKVVSPERYREHLKDLAKKGQTGYLPSGIKQTDHARNAETKNQ; this is encoded by the coding sequence GTGAGTCCCAACGGCTCCGACCGCTCGTCGCGGCGCCCGATGCGGCGGAAGCTGCCGCAGGTGCTTGCTGCGGGCCTGGTCCTGGCGACCGCTACTGGTTGCACATATAAGGACTTCCCCCGCCTCGGCATGCCAACGCCCGTCACCGACGAGGCGCCGCGGATCCTCTCTCTTTGGCAGGGCTCCTGGGCCGCCGCCCTCGCAACGGGCGTGCTGGTCTGGGGCCTGATCATCTGGAGCGTGATCTTCCACCGCCGCAGCAGGACCAAGGTGGAGGTCCCCGCGCAGACGCGGTACAACATGCCGATCGAGGCGTTGTACACGATCGTCCCGTTCATCATCATCGCGGTGCTTTTCTACTTCACCGCGCGTGATGAGAGCGCAATTCTCAAGACTTCCAAGAAGCCGGACCACATCGTCAATGTGGTGGGCTTCCAGTGGAGCTGGGCGTTCAACTACCTGGAGGACGTGGACGGCGACAAGGCGTCCTCGAACATCAACTCCAGCGCACTGAACGCGATCCCGCCCAAGTGGAAGAAGGGCGCTCCGGCCGGTGCCGACGGCGTCTACGACGTGGGCACCCCCGGCGAGCGCAACCCGCAGACCGGTAACCCGGGCCCGACGCTGTGGCTGCCCAAGGGCGAGACGGTTCAGTTCGTGCTGACCTCGCGTGACGTCATCCACTCCTTCTGGGTGGTGCCCTTCCTGATGAAGCAGGACGTCATCCCGGGCCACACCAACGTCTTCGAGGTGACCCCCAACAAGGAGGGCACCTTCATGGGCAAGTGCGCCGAGCTCTGTGGTGTCGACCACTCCCGGATGCTCTTCAACGTCAAGGTCGTCTCCCCTGAGCGGTACCGGGAGCACCTGAAGGACCTGGCGAAGAAGGGCCAGACCGGATACCTGCCGTCGGGCATCAAGCAGACGGATCACGCCAGGAATGCGGAGACCAAGAACCAGTGA